Proteins encoded by one window of Kribbella flavida DSM 17836:
- a CDS encoding helix-turn-helix domain-containing protein — MQAGELDEGPGYTTYRARGTTDWLLFLTLGGRGRFGTFAGDVYAGPSTATLVRPGTLQDYGVEAELLRWHFRYAHFHPKPDWLPLLDWPEAAPGILQLHLSEDAAQRIADNLAAAVRHQSSVLSQGELLSLNALEAALLWADTQNPKATPIDDRLLRVIELIDRDLKADLDVARLARAANLSPSRFAHLFREQLGVTPQQFVERRRIEAARRLLELTTRPISSVAAEAGFPDPLYFSTRFRRHTGISPTAYRRDEKARPGD; from the coding sequence TTGCAGGCCGGCGAGCTCGACGAGGGACCCGGCTACACGACGTACCGAGCGCGTGGCACCACGGATTGGTTGCTGTTCCTCACCCTCGGCGGCCGCGGCCGCTTCGGCACTTTCGCCGGAGACGTGTACGCCGGGCCCAGCACGGCCACTCTGGTCCGACCGGGGACGCTGCAGGACTACGGCGTCGAGGCTGAACTGCTGCGCTGGCACTTCCGCTACGCCCACTTCCACCCCAAGCCCGACTGGCTGCCGCTGCTCGACTGGCCCGAGGCTGCGCCGGGCATCCTGCAGCTTCACCTCAGCGAGGACGCCGCCCAGCGCATCGCCGACAACTTGGCCGCGGCAGTCCGCCACCAGTCCAGCGTGCTGTCCCAGGGCGAGCTGCTCAGTCTGAACGCCCTGGAAGCCGCCCTGCTCTGGGCCGATACCCAGAACCCCAAGGCCACTCCGATCGACGACCGCCTGCTGCGCGTGATCGAGCTGATCGACCGCGACCTGAAGGCCGACCTCGACGTCGCCCGGCTGGCTCGCGCGGCCAACCTGTCGCCGTCGCGGTTCGCGCACCTGTTCCGCGAGCAGCTCGGCGTCACGCCTCAGCAGTTCGTCGAGCGTCGCCGGATCGAGGCCGCCCGCCGGCTGCTCGAGCTGACCACCCGCCCGATCAGCTCCGTCGCCGCCGAGGCCGGTTTCCCCGACCCGCTCTACTTCTCCACCCGCTTCCGCCGCCACACCGGCATCAGCCCCACGGCGTACCGGCGGGACGAAAAGGCGAGACCTGGCGACTGA
- a CDS encoding phosphotransferase: protein MIANEDVLSELAQLGVPAGPMVRVHGGFANRLYRLDTDQGSFAVKELNLVDRRGTYPVEDVFRFERAAFAAGLPMPEPIWASRQLLVHRWVEGEKVPEEPVPAAYAFEVGEILARLHALDVEWKHGLIEDPAPRDWPELAERAAATGQPWAGELGAHVETLLAITHFVDTCERPGPVVLTHRDIQPWNLLARGGRPVVLDWELSGMLDLAGELGSTALSLAKGPGFDAIEPAVFRAVLDGYVAGGGVLPPPGPSWFVFMIGGWLGFTRWNILRCLAEVEATTGPDLALSHASVRGGLRGLPDLFARLPQLQALLG, encoded by the coding sequence GTGATCGCGAACGAGGACGTTCTCTCCGAACTGGCGCAGCTTGGTGTGCCGGCCGGGCCGATGGTTCGGGTGCACGGCGGGTTCGCCAACCGGTTGTACCGGCTCGACACGGACCAGGGGTCGTTCGCGGTGAAGGAGTTGAACCTCGTCGACCGTCGCGGGACCTACCCTGTCGAGGACGTGTTCCGGTTCGAGCGGGCGGCCTTTGCTGCGGGCCTACCGATGCCGGAGCCGATCTGGGCCAGCCGGCAGTTGCTCGTTCACCGGTGGGTCGAGGGCGAGAAGGTGCCCGAAGAGCCGGTGCCGGCGGCGTACGCGTTCGAGGTCGGGGAGATCCTCGCGCGCCTCCACGCGCTCGATGTCGAGTGGAAGCACGGGTTGATCGAGGACCCGGCGCCAAGGGACTGGCCCGAACTCGCCGAGCGGGCGGCGGCGACCGGACAGCCGTGGGCCGGCGAACTGGGCGCCCACGTCGAGACGTTGCTCGCGATCACCCACTTCGTCGACACCTGCGAACGGCCGGGGCCGGTCGTGCTGACCCATCGGGACATCCAACCGTGGAATCTGCTCGCTCGAGGCGGCCGCCCGGTGGTGCTCGACTGGGAGCTCTCGGGCATGCTCGACCTGGCGGGTGAGCTCGGCTCGACCGCCCTGAGCCTCGCGAAAGGACCTGGCTTCGACGCCATCGAGCCTGCCGTCTTCCGCGCGGTCCTTGACGGCTATGTCGCAGGAGGCGGAGTGCTGCCACCGCCGGGGCCGAGCTGGTTCGTGTTCATGATCGGCGGCTGGCTGGGATTCACGCGGTGGAACATTCTCCGCTGCCTCGCCGAGGTCGAGGCGACCACCGGCCCCGACCTCGCGCTGTCGCACGCGTCCGTCCGCGGCGGCCTGCGCGGCCTGCCCGACCTCTTCGCCCGACTTCCGCAGCTCCAGGCGTTGCTCGGGTGA
- a CDS encoding amino acid ABC transporter permease, with amino-acid sequence MSDWQPSALQQERLAYRRRRTVRSGVIAGVSTLVLVALLVVGIGSTPGWPRVRETFFNVDRGWEALPVVAQGLWLNIRVMLVCAVLIVVLGLTLAILRTLRGPIFFPLRIFAAAYTDVFRGLPLLLVIFLLGFGVPALQLRGLPNQAVIWGGVALVLTYSSYVAEVFRAGIESIHPSQRAAARSLGLSHRQTLRFVVLPQAVRRVLPPLLNDFVSLQKDSGLIAVLGVIDAIRAAQLETAEDFNFTPYVVAGMLFVALTIPLTRLTDWVARRQGWYGGGGGPV; translated from the coding sequence GTGAGCGACTGGCAGCCGTCGGCCCTGCAGCAGGAACGGCTGGCGTACCGGCGCCGGCGGACGGTGCGCTCCGGCGTGATCGCCGGCGTCAGCACGCTCGTCCTGGTCGCGCTGCTCGTGGTCGGGATCGGCTCGACGCCGGGCTGGCCGCGGGTCCGGGAGACGTTCTTCAACGTCGATCGCGGCTGGGAGGCGCTGCCGGTCGTCGCCCAAGGGCTCTGGCTCAACATCCGGGTGATGCTGGTGTGCGCGGTGCTGATCGTGGTGCTCGGGCTGACGCTGGCGATCCTGCGCACGCTGCGTGGCCCGATCTTCTTCCCGCTGCGGATCTTCGCCGCGGCGTACACGGACGTCTTTCGCGGACTGCCGCTGCTGCTGGTGATCTTCCTGCTCGGCTTCGGCGTCCCGGCGCTGCAGCTGCGCGGCCTGCCGAACCAGGCGGTGATCTGGGGTGGCGTGGCGCTCGTGCTCACCTACTCGTCGTACGTCGCCGAGGTGTTCCGCGCCGGGATCGAGTCCATCCACCCGTCGCAGCGCGCGGCGGCGCGATCGCTCGGGCTGTCGCACCGGCAGACGCTGCGCTTCGTCGTCCTGCCGCAGGCGGTCCGGCGCGTGCTGCCCCCGCTGCTGAACGACTTCGTCTCGCTGCAGAAGGACTCCGGCCTGATCGCCGTGCTCGGCGTGATCGACGCGATCCGCGCCGCGCAGCTGGAGACGGCCGAGGACTTCAACTTCACCCCGTACGTCGTGGCGGGAATGCTGTTCGTCGCGCTGACCATCCCGCTGACGCGGTTGACCGACTGGGTCGCCCGCCGGCAGGGCTGGTACGGCGGAGGAGGTGGTCCGGTGTGA
- a CDS encoding phytanoyl-CoA dioxygenase family protein → MTSTLAEIYQRDGIVQVPGLISPAEIEQITSAFMAQVAVDHSLAIDDGVPSDDPLARYPRFVHPHRRTDVEAGRLSLELMFDSRILDVVSALIGPALGAQSMFYFKPPGARGQALHQDNTFLRADPETCLAAWIAVDDVDAENGGLAVVPGSHRTELVCPEPADLSESFTAVEVPVPAGMQKVQTRMSAGDVLFFHGSVVHGSRPNTSVNRFRRSLIFHYVPEASTEIAAFYDPLVRPDRRTTSIPAAVGGGPCGDYATAEP, encoded by the coding sequence ATGACGAGCACATTGGCCGAGATCTACCAGCGGGACGGCATCGTGCAGGTGCCGGGACTGATCAGCCCCGCGGAGATCGAGCAGATCACGTCCGCTTTCATGGCGCAGGTGGCGGTGGACCACTCGCTGGCGATCGACGACGGCGTGCCGTCCGACGACCCGCTGGCCCGCTATCCGCGGTTCGTGCACCCGCATCGCCGGACCGACGTAGAGGCCGGACGACTGTCGCTGGAGCTGATGTTCGACAGCCGGATCCTCGATGTCGTCTCCGCGTTGATCGGACCGGCGCTGGGCGCCCAGTCGATGTTCTACTTCAAGCCGCCGGGTGCCCGCGGGCAGGCGCTGCACCAGGACAACACGTTCCTGCGGGCTGATCCGGAGACCTGCTTGGCTGCCTGGATCGCGGTCGACGACGTGGACGCGGAGAACGGCGGGCTGGCGGTCGTGCCGGGTTCCCATCGGACCGAGCTGGTCTGCCCCGAGCCGGCCGATCTGAGCGAGTCGTTCACCGCGGTCGAGGTGCCGGTTCCGGCCGGGATGCAGAAGGTGCAGACCCGAATGTCGGCCGGTGACGTCCTGTTCTTCCACGGCAGCGTGGTGCACGGCTCGCGCCCGAACACCTCCGTGAACCGCTTCCGGCGTTCGCTGATCTTCCACTACGTGCCGGAAGCAAGCACCGAGATCGCCGCCTTCTACGACCCGCTGGTCCGGCCGGACCGGCGAACGACGTCCATTCCGGCGGCTGTCGGCGGCGGCCCCTGCGGCGACTACGCCACGGCGGAGCCCTGA
- a CDS encoding amino acid ABC transporter ATP-binding protein, producing MSLLSIRGVRKAYGANVVLDGFDLDVEAGECVVLIGASGSGKSTLLRCVNLLETVDDGVIELDGADITDPRVNADRIRSGIGIVFQSYNLFPHLSVLDNVTLAPIRVHGVRRDVARARGLEMLDRVGLADKAKARPDELSGGQQQRAAIARALVNSPKLMLLDEVTSALDPELVGEVLDLLRALKSEGITMLICTHEMSFARDVADQVCFLDAGRPLEIGPPSQVLGEPREPRTQEFLRRIISAGRL from the coding sequence GTGAGCCTGTTGTCGATCCGCGGCGTGCGCAAGGCGTACGGCGCGAACGTGGTGCTCGACGGCTTCGACCTGGACGTCGAGGCCGGCGAGTGTGTCGTGCTGATCGGCGCGTCCGGCTCGGGCAAGTCGACGCTGCTGCGTTGCGTGAACCTGCTGGAGACCGTGGACGACGGCGTGATCGAGCTCGACGGCGCCGACATCACCGACCCCCGGGTGAACGCCGACCGGATCCGGTCCGGCATCGGCATCGTGTTCCAGTCGTACAACCTGTTCCCGCACCTGTCCGTGCTCGACAACGTGACGCTGGCGCCGATCCGGGTGCACGGCGTCCGCCGGGACGTCGCGCGGGCGCGGGGACTGGAGATGCTCGACCGCGTCGGCCTGGCCGACAAGGCGAAGGCGCGGCCGGACGAGCTGTCGGGCGGTCAGCAGCAGCGGGCGGCGATCGCCCGCGCGTTGGTGAACTCGCCGAAGCTGATGCTGCTCGACGAGGTCACCTCGGCGCTCGACCCCGAGCTCGTCGGCGAGGTGCTGGACCTGCTGCGCGCGCTGAAGTCCGAGGGCATCACGATGCTGATCTGCACCCACGAGATGAGCTTCGCCCGCGACGTCGCCGACCAGGTCTGCTTCCTGGACGCCGGCCGCCCGCTCGAGATCGGCCCACCGTCCCAGGTCCTCGGCGAACCCCGCGAACCCCGCACCCAGGAGTTCCTCCGCCGGATCATCAGCGCCGGCCGCCTCTGA
- a CDS encoding 3-hydroxyacyl-CoA dehydrogenase family protein, with the protein MARELTTVGVVGLGTMGAGIAEVFARHGLTVVGVERDEQAVERGRGHIQHSTDRAVKRGKLSVEDQQALFDRVTFATELEALAGCDLVIEAVIERLELKREIFSALDKVVREDAILATNTSSLSVTEISVATERPRRVVGMHFFNPAPVQEFVEVIKTVVTEPDVVEDVLALARRLDKVPVVAADRAGFIANALLFGYLNHAVSMVESRYATREDVDAAMRLGCGYPMGPLALLDLIGLDTAYEILDTMYKQGRNRLHAPAPILKQMVTAGLLGRKTGRGFYTYEAPDSPVVVDDDLTPKPADDQAPVRPVKQVGVVGSGTMAVGIIEVCAKAGYDVLYVARGTEKVDRVRAALERSLEKGVQRGKLSSEERDAALARIIGTAKLDDLATADLVVEAVVEELSVKQALFETFDEICKPGAILATTTSSLPVIDLAMATKRPADVVGLHFFNPAPVMKLVEVVSTVSTAPEVADAVAALAVAAGKHPVRCGDRAGFIVNALLFPYLNDAVRMLEAHYAGVDDIDAAMKLGCRLPMGPFELLDVVGLDVSLAIQRTLYLEFREPGFAPAPLLEHLVTAGYLGRKTGRGFRDYTS; encoded by the coding sequence ATGGCGCGTGAACTGACAACGGTGGGTGTGGTCGGGCTCGGCACGATGGGGGCCGGCATCGCGGAGGTGTTCGCCCGGCACGGGCTGACCGTGGTCGGGGTGGAGCGGGACGAGCAGGCGGTCGAGCGCGGCCGCGGGCACATCCAGCACTCGACCGACCGGGCGGTGAAGCGAGGCAAGCTGTCCGTGGAGGACCAGCAGGCCCTGTTCGACCGGGTCACGTTCGCCACCGAGCTGGAAGCGCTGGCCGGCTGCGACCTGGTCATCGAGGCGGTGATCGAGCGGCTCGAGCTGAAGCGCGAGATCTTCTCCGCGCTGGACAAGGTGGTCCGCGAGGACGCGATCCTGGCGACCAACACCTCGTCGCTGTCGGTCACCGAGATCTCGGTCGCCACCGAGCGCCCGCGCCGCGTCGTCGGTATGCACTTCTTCAACCCGGCGCCGGTGCAGGAGTTCGTCGAGGTGATCAAGACCGTCGTCACCGAGCCGGACGTGGTCGAGGACGTGCTCGCGCTGGCGCGCCGGCTCGACAAGGTCCCGGTGGTGGCCGCCGACCGGGCCGGGTTCATCGCCAACGCGCTGCTGTTCGGCTACCTGAACCACGCCGTCTCGATGGTCGAGTCGCGGTACGCCACCCGCGAGGACGTGGACGCGGCGATGCGGCTGGGCTGCGGCTACCCGATGGGCCCGCTGGCGCTGCTCGACCTGATCGGCCTCGACACGGCGTACGAGATTCTCGACACGATGTACAAGCAGGGCCGCAACCGGCTGCACGCGCCGGCGCCGATCCTCAAGCAGATGGTCACCGCCGGGCTGCTCGGCCGGAAGACCGGGCGCGGCTTCTACACCTACGAGGCGCCCGACTCCCCGGTCGTGGTCGACGACGACCTGACCCCGAAGCCCGCCGACGACCAGGCCCCGGTGCGGCCGGTCAAGCAGGTCGGCGTGGTCGGCTCCGGCACGATGGCCGTCGGCATCATCGAGGTCTGCGCCAAGGCCGGCTACGACGTGCTGTACGTCGCCCGCGGCACCGAGAAGGTCGACCGGGTCCGGGCGGCGCTCGAGCGGTCGCTGGAGAAGGGGGTCCAGCGCGGCAAGCTGTCGTCGGAGGAGCGCGACGCGGCGCTCGCCCGGATCATCGGCACCGCCAAGCTCGACGACCTGGCGACCGCCGACCTGGTGGTCGAGGCCGTGGTCGAGGAGCTGAGCGTCAAGCAGGCGCTGTTCGAGACCTTCGACGAGATCTGCAAGCCGGGCGCGATCCTGGCCACCACGACCTCCAGCCTGCCGGTGATCGACCTGGCGATGGCGACCAAGCGGCCGGCCGACGTGGTCGGGCTGCACTTCTTCAACCCGGCCCCGGTGATGAAGCTGGTCGAGGTGGTCAGCACGGTCAGCACCGCGCCGGAGGTCGCCGACGCCGTCGCCGCCCTGGCCGTTGCCGCCGGCAAGCACCCGGTGCGCTGCGGCGACCGGGCCGGCTTCATCGTCAACGCGCTGCTCTTCCCGTACCTGAACGACGCGGTCCGGATGCTCGAGGCGCACTACGCCGGCGTCGACGACATCGACGCCGCGATGAAGCTCGGCTGCCGACTGCCGATGGGACCGTTCGAGCTGCTCGACGTGGTCGGCCTGGACGTCTCGCTCGCCATCCAGCGCACCCTCTACCTGGAGTTCCGCGAGCCCGGCTTCGCCCCGGCACCGCTGCTGGAGCATCTCGTCACCGCGGGCTACCTCGGCCGCAAGACCGGCCGCGGCTTCCGCGACTACACCTCCTGA
- a CDS encoding class I SAM-dependent methyltransferase — protein MNLMCPARLVLLPLGGATWADQLTGERVSVVYAGAEVGGAAELAERLGAMLSVLPDAVRDLQAIADLHRGETVVVVGPEVGVDLPAVVEHTGDDWSVVSSLDANTVTLAAYEQRAESFASTIPRAPNENLIRLVDEALPAGGDVLELGSGTGRDAAELERRGHRVRRTDATLAFLEMMRADGFSADRLNALTDDYGGPYDVVFADAVFLHFTPDQLSTVLTKCAKAAPLLAFSTREGDGVEWSDRSLELPRHFRCWQEEPLRVLLAQTGWQVLQVRRGQTRSGGWLHVLAEVVDA, from the coding sequence ATGAATCTGATGTGTCCCGCGCGGCTGGTGCTGTTGCCGCTGGGTGGAGCGACCTGGGCTGACCAACTGACCGGTGAGCGGGTCTCCGTCGTGTACGCCGGGGCCGAGGTCGGCGGAGCGGCGGAGCTGGCGGAGCGGCTCGGGGCGATGCTGAGCGTGCTGCCGGACGCCGTCCGGGACCTGCAGGCGATCGCCGATCTGCACCGCGGGGAGACCGTGGTCGTCGTCGGGCCGGAGGTGGGTGTCGACTTGCCTGCGGTCGTCGAGCACACCGGCGACGACTGGAGCGTCGTCTCCTCGCTCGACGCGAACACGGTGACCCTGGCTGCCTACGAGCAACGCGCCGAGTCTTTCGCGTCCACGATCCCGCGTGCTCCGAACGAGAACCTGATCCGCCTGGTCGACGAGGCGCTGCCCGCGGGCGGTGACGTGCTGGAGCTGGGGAGCGGGACCGGCCGCGACGCCGCCGAGCTGGAACGCCGCGGCCACCGGGTACGGCGTACCGACGCCACGCTCGCTTTCCTGGAGATGATGCGCGCCGACGGGTTCTCGGCCGACCGGCTCAACGCGCTCACCGACGACTACGGCGGCCCGTACGACGTGGTTTTCGCCGACGCGGTCTTCCTGCACTTCACCCCCGACCAGCTGTCGACGGTGCTCACCAAGTGCGCCAAGGCCGCTCCATTGCTCGCCTTCAGCACCCGCGAGGGGGACGGCGTCGAGTGGTCCGACCGCTCCCTCGAGCTGCCACGCCACTTCAGGTGCTGGCAGGAGGAACCCCTGCGCGTCTTGCTGGCGCAGACCGGCTGGCAGGTGCTGCAGGTGCGCCGAGGTCAGACCCGCTCCGGTGGCTGGCTCCATGTCCTCGCCGAGGTGGTCGACGCGTGA
- the nucS gene encoding endonuclease NucS encodes MRLVIARCSVDYSGRLTAHLPMAPRLLMVKADGSVLIHADGGSYKPLNWMSPPCKLTEEEGVWSVTNKAGEELRITFEEVVSDTSYELGLDPGLIKDGVEAHLQELLAEHVTTFGEGWTLVRREYPTAIGPVDLLCRDADGKHVAVEIKRRGEIDGVEQLTRYVELLNRDPLLAPVRGVFAAQLIKPQAQFLAADRGLECVTVDYDALRGMESDVLRLF; translated from the coding sequence GTGCGCCTGGTGATTGCTCGTTGCTCAGTGGACTACTCCGGCCGGCTGACCGCCCATCTCCCGATGGCGCCGCGGCTGCTGATGGTGAAGGCGGACGGGTCGGTGCTGATCCACGCCGACGGCGGGTCGTACAAGCCGCTGAACTGGATGTCGCCGCCGTGCAAGCTGACCGAGGAAGAGGGCGTCTGGAGCGTCACCAACAAGGCCGGTGAGGAACTGCGGATCACCTTCGAGGAAGTCGTCAGCGACACGTCGTACGAGCTGGGCCTGGACCCCGGGCTGATCAAGGACGGCGTCGAGGCGCACCTGCAGGAACTGCTGGCCGAGCACGTCACCACCTTCGGCGAGGGCTGGACCCTGGTCCGCCGGGAGTACCCGACCGCGATCGGGCCGGTCGACCTGCTCTGCCGCGACGCCGACGGCAAGCACGTCGCGGTCGAGATCAAGCGCCGCGGCGAGATCGACGGCGTCGAGCAGCTGACCCGCTACGTCGAACTGCTGAACCGCGACCCGCTGCTCGCCCCGGTCCGCGGGGTTTTCGCTGCGCAGCTGATCAAGCCGCAGGCCCAGTTCCTGGCCGCCGACCGCGGCCTGGAGTGCGTCACCGTCGACTACGACGCCCTGCGCGGCATGGAGTCGGACGTTCTCCGACTCTTCTGA
- the glmS gene encoding glutamine--fructose-6-phosphate transaminase (isomerizing): protein MCGIVGYVGTKPAAPILVDGLARLEYRGYDSAGVAVVGSSELKVHKDAGRVRELEASLPKRFGGKLGIGHTRWATHGGPSKDNAHPHVSADQRIAVVHNGIFDNAGVLRAQLEDAGVKLRSDTDTEVLAHLIEQAEGDTLEDKVLAALRRIEGTYGIAVIDLDFPDRIVVARNGSPLILGVGDGEMHVASDAAALIRYTRQVVYLDDGELATVRADGYRTFTQDSRTTTKTEKTVEWDAEEFERGAHEHFMVKEIHEQPEAVQRVIRGRLDERFHAVHLGGLNMDAREAREIKRVKILGCGSAYYAGQLGAQFIEEVARIPADAEPASEFRYRNPVVERDTLYVAVSQSGETLDTLVAVQELKRKGGRVIGLVNAVGSSIAREVDGGVYLHAGPEVSVASTKALTNMAVGFAMLGIHLGRIRDVSPADGRRLIEGLKKIPAQIQAIVDTEQELAEIAGRLSRHESLFFVGRTRGYPVAREGAQKLKEISYRHAEAYQTSELKHGPLALISPDVPTVAIVPDDELLDRNIGALHEIAARSGPLYVVTHPGVEIPDGVAAVIEVPKNEPELDPILLTIPLQLLAYHASVALGHDVDKPRNLAKSVTVE, encoded by the coding sequence ATGTGCGGAATCGTCGGGTACGTCGGCACCAAGCCGGCCGCCCCCATCCTGGTGGACGGCCTGGCCCGGCTGGAGTACCGCGGCTACGACTCCGCCGGCGTCGCGGTGGTCGGCTCCAGCGAGCTGAAGGTGCACAAGGACGCCGGCCGGGTCCGTGAGCTGGAGGCCTCGCTGCCGAAGCGGTTCGGCGGCAAGCTCGGCATCGGGCACACCCGGTGGGCCACCCACGGCGGCCCGAGCAAGGACAACGCACACCCGCACGTGAGCGCCGACCAGCGGATCGCGGTCGTGCACAACGGCATCTTCGACAACGCCGGCGTGCTGCGCGCCCAGCTGGAGGACGCCGGCGTCAAGCTGCGCTCCGACACCGACACCGAGGTGCTCGCGCACCTGATCGAGCAGGCCGAGGGCGACACGCTCGAGGACAAGGTGCTGGCCGCGCTGCGCCGGATCGAGGGCACCTACGGCATCGCCGTGATCGACCTGGACTTCCCCGACCGGATCGTGGTCGCCCGCAACGGCAGCCCGCTGATCCTCGGCGTCGGCGACGGCGAGATGCACGTCGCCTCCGACGCGGCCGCGCTGATCCGCTACACCCGTCAGGTCGTCTACCTCGACGACGGCGAGCTGGCCACCGTGCGCGCCGACGGCTACCGCACCTTCACCCAGGACTCCCGAACCACCACCAAGACCGAGAAGACGGTCGAGTGGGACGCCGAGGAGTTCGAGCGCGGCGCCCACGAGCACTTCATGGTCAAGGAGATCCACGAGCAGCCGGAGGCCGTCCAGCGGGTGATTCGCGGCCGGCTCGACGAGCGCTTCCACGCCGTTCACCTGGGCGGCCTGAACATGGACGCCCGGGAGGCCCGCGAGATCAAGCGGGTGAAGATCCTCGGCTGCGGTTCGGCGTACTACGCCGGCCAGCTCGGCGCCCAGTTCATCGAGGAGGTGGCCCGGATCCCCGCCGACGCCGAGCCCGCGTCGGAGTTCCGGTACCGCAACCCGGTGGTCGAGCGCGACACCCTGTACGTCGCGGTCAGCCAGTCCGGCGAGACCCTGGACACGCTGGTGGCCGTCCAGGAGCTGAAGCGCAAGGGCGGCCGGGTGATCGGCCTGGTGAACGCCGTCGGCTCCAGCATCGCCCGGGAGGTGGACGGCGGCGTCTACCTGCACGCCGGCCCGGAGGTCTCGGTCGCCTCGACCAAGGCGCTGACCAACATGGCCGTCGGGTTCGCGATGCTCGGCATCCACCTGGGCCGGATCCGCGACGTCTCGCCCGCCGACGGCCGCCGGCTGATCGAGGGCCTGAAGAAGATCCCGGCACAGATCCAGGCGATCGTCGACACCGAGCAGGAGCTGGCCGAGATCGCCGGCCGGCTGTCCCGGCACGAGAGCCTGTTCTTCGTCGGCCGGACCCGCGGCTACCCGGTGGCCCGGGAAGGCGCGCAGAAGCTCAAGGAGATCTCCTACCGGCACGCCGAGGCGTACCAGACCTCCGAGCTCAAGCACGGCCCGCTGGCGCTGATCTCGCCGGACGTGCCGACGGTGGCGATCGTGCCCGACGACGAGTTGCTGGACCGCAACATCGGCGCGCTGCACGAGATCGCCGCCCGGTCCGGCCCGCTGTACGTCGTCACGCACCCGGGCGTCGAGATCCCTGACGGCGTGGCCGCGGTGATCGAGGTCCCGAAGAACGAGCCGGAGCTGGACCCGATCCTGCTCACGATCCCGCTGCAGCTGCTCGCGTACCACGCCTCGGTCGCCCTCGGCCACGACGTCGACAAGCCGCGCAACCTGGCGAAGTCGGTCACCGTCGAGTAG
- a CDS encoding ABC transporter substrate-binding protein: MNPRTAVAVLATIVAVGLSACAPEDEPTGSSTPSGPDACSKEKLALKVPGTFTVGTDKPAYAPWFVDDDPSNGKGYESAVTYAVAEHLGFAASEVKWQTVQFNAAFAPGPKKFDLDVNQISISEDRRKAVDFSSGYYDVRQTVITTAGSKIANAKKVAELADAKLGAQVGTTSYTMLRDQIKPKQTPAVFDTNDLAVQALKNKQIDGIVVDLPTGFYMTAAQLDNGKIVGQLPAGGQAEQFGFVLEKGSPLTPCVSQAVDALKADGTLAKLQQQYLTAEGAPELS, translated from the coding sequence ATGAATCCTCGTACTGCCGTGGCGGTGCTGGCCACGATCGTCGCTGTCGGTCTGAGCGCGTGCGCGCCGGAGGACGAGCCCACCGGGTCCTCCACCCCGTCCGGACCCGATGCCTGCAGCAAGGAGAAGCTGGCGCTCAAGGTGCCGGGCACGTTCACGGTCGGCACCGACAAGCCGGCGTACGCGCCCTGGTTCGTCGACGACGACCCGAGCAACGGCAAGGGTTACGAGTCGGCGGTCACCTACGCGGTCGCCGAGCACCTCGGCTTCGCCGCGAGCGAGGTGAAGTGGCAGACGGTGCAGTTCAACGCCGCGTTCGCGCCGGGGCCGAAGAAGTTCGACCTCGACGTGAACCAGATCTCGATCTCGGAGGACCGGCGCAAGGCGGTCGACTTCTCCTCCGGGTACTACGACGTGCGGCAGACGGTGATCACCACGGCCGGCAGCAAGATCGCGAACGCCAAGAAGGTCGCCGAGCTGGCCGACGCCAAGCTCGGCGCCCAGGTCGGCACGACCAGCTACACGATGCTGCGCGACCAGATCAAGCCGAAGCAGACCCCGGCCGTGTTCGACACCAACGACCTCGCGGTGCAGGCGCTGAAGAACAAGCAGATCGACGGCATCGTGGTCGACCTGCCGACCGGGTTCTACATGACCGCGGCGCAGCTCGACAACGGCAAGATCGTCGGGCAGCTGCCGGCCGGCGGGCAGGCCGAGCAGTTCGGGTTCGTGCTGGAGAAGGGGTCGCCGCTGACCCCGTGCGTCTCGCAGGCCGTCGACGCGCTGAAGGCCGACGGCACGCTGGCGAAGCTGCAGCAGCAGTACCTGACCGCGGAAGGCGCCCCGGAGCTGTCGTGA